The following coding sequences are from one Acidisarcina sp. window:
- a CDS encoding Rrf2 family transcriptional regulator, translating into MLRLTKKADYGLMALKFLAEHVNTASLSAKDIAEAYGIPTPLLAKILQRLTKAGLLRSHAGMNGGYVLSRDAREISAYEVIHAIDGAFFLTSCVKAAESCDLHNSCTIKEPLAKVNESIADVLRKIRISDLVDAGAEAAARHQAHDPQLVTLTQ; encoded by the coding sequence ATGCTAAGGCTCACAAAGAAAGCCGATTACGGCCTGATGGCTCTTAAATTTCTGGCCGAGCACGTCAATACCGCATCGTTGAGCGCGAAGGATATTGCAGAGGCATACGGCATTCCCACGCCGTTGCTGGCAAAGATTCTGCAACGGCTTACGAAGGCAGGCCTGCTGAGGTCGCATGCCGGTATGAATGGCGGATACGTGCTGTCCAGAGACGCGCGCGAGATATCGGCGTATGAGGTGATTCACGCCATCGACGGCGCGTTCTTCCTTACCTCCTGCGTCAAGGCGGCAGAGTCCTGTGACCTTCACAACAGTTGCACGATCAAGGAACCGCTGGCCAAGGTGAATGAAAGCATCGCCGATGTGCTTCGGAAGATCCGCATCTCTGATCTGGTGGATGCCGGGGCAGAAGCGGCAGCACGGCACCAGGCTCACGACCCGCAACTGGTGACCCTAACGCAATAA
- a CDS encoding metallophosphatase domain-containing protein, with translation MRVVCISDTHELHRELQIPRGDLLIHAGDFTFFGKSRRKIIEFNDWLGELPHAHKVVVPGNHEFLLEEDPGLARLFTNCILLSNEGIDLAGVKIWGSPMTPHYGGAFGRSNEADRVRIYSSIPNDTDILITHMPPYGILDGTDEYPGPSGDPILRKAVIRVKPRLHVFGHVHAGYGVNPTRDTMFVNAALLGLTGALENKPIVLDIAGLDFNDTERIK, from the coding sequence TTGAGAGTCGTTTGCATTTCTGATACACACGAACTCCATCGCGAACTTCAAATCCCCAGGGGGGATCTGCTCATCCATGCCGGTGACTTTACATTTTTCGGGAAGTCGCGACGGAAGATCATTGAGTTCAATGATTGGCTTGGAGAGCTACCACACGCACACAAAGTAGTGGTTCCGGGCAATCACGAGTTCCTACTGGAAGAGGATCCTGGCCTTGCTCGGCTTTTCACAAACTGCATTCTTCTTAGCAACGAAGGAATAGATCTAGCCGGGGTGAAGATCTGGGGTTCGCCTATGACCCCGCATTACGGCGGAGCGTTTGGACGAAGCAATGAAGCTGATCGTGTCCGTATATATTCCAGCATTCCGAACGATACCGACATTTTGATAACCCACATGCCTCCGTACGGCATCCTCGATGGAACAGACGAATATCCGGGGCCCTCTGGAGATCCTATCCTCCGCAAAGCCGTCATTCGGGTAAAACCTCGACTCCACGTATTCGGTCACGTTCACGCTGGATATGGCGTGAACCCGACTCGCGACACGATGTTCGTGAATGCGGCTCTATTGGGGCTGACCGGTGCGTTGGAAAACAAGCCCATCGTGTTGGATATCGCCGGACTCGATTTTAACGACACCGAAAGGATTAAGTAG
- a CDS encoding alkaline phosphatase family protein — protein sequence MMNIKQTIFAGITVFVVMAGYAAAAPANTPDRPRLILAIVVDQFREDYTTRFRKEYTGGIAELLEKGAVFPDAHQDHFPTVTAVGHATLLTGSVPATSGIIGNEWYDRQSGKVISSVEDAETTLTGDSSAKGSSPHNLVVSTVGDELKIVGGAKSKVIGISMKDRAAILMVGRMADAAYWFDANIGGFVSSSWYESTLPVWMVDFNKKRLAEQYLGKIWKSSLNPNSPAFLELPSSPGKAFYGALAGTPYANNVLEELAETALHSENLGHHAAPDVLAVSFSANDALGHRVGPDAPEVEEMCVQTDRTIARLIHAAEVQVGGPQNLLVIFTADHGVAPVPEVNAQRKLPGTRIHSTALLQPIQARLRERFGEGEWILSDQGASLYLNDELIAKKGLSKSDVEDTVATTAESLPGVARVYTRHQFEQHVAMGSTIDEYMARGFFSERSGDVSILLDPYATHAGAGTSHGTPYDYDSHVPLIFYGWRIKPGFYTSRTGISDVAPTLAFLLNVETPSGSVGHILSQMIGK from the coding sequence ATGATGAACATAAAGCAAACTATTTTTGCAGGAATCACCGTTTTTGTTGTTATGGCAGGGTATGCCGCTGCAGCGCCTGCGAATACTCCGGACAGACCGCGGTTGATTTTGGCGATCGTGGTCGATCAGTTTCGGGAGGATTACACTACTCGCTTTCGTAAGGAGTACACGGGGGGCATCGCGGAATTGCTCGAAAAGGGCGCGGTCTTCCCCGATGCTCATCAAGACCATTTCCCGACGGTGACGGCTGTGGGTCATGCCACTCTGCTTACTGGCTCGGTTCCAGCCACGAGCGGCATCATTGGAAATGAATGGTACGATCGGCAGTCCGGGAAAGTAATCTCTTCGGTTGAAGATGCAGAGACTACCTTGACCGGTGATTCTTCGGCAAAGGGTTCGTCTCCCCATAATCTTGTTGTCAGCACGGTTGGAGATGAGCTCAAGATTGTGGGAGGTGCCAAGTCGAAGGTCATTGGGATCTCGATGAAAGATAGGGCCGCCATCTTAATGGTTGGCCGGATGGCGGATGCCGCGTATTGGTTCGACGCAAATATCGGAGGGTTTGTCAGCAGCTCCTGGTATGAGAGCACGCTCCCTGTGTGGATGGTGGACTTCAACAAAAAGCGGCTTGCTGAACAATATCTGGGAAAGATATGGAAGTCCTCATTGAATCCCAATAGTCCTGCTTTCCTGGAGCTGCCGTCTTCGCCAGGAAAAGCCTTCTATGGTGCCTTGGCAGGGACTCCCTATGCCAATAACGTTCTCGAAGAACTTGCAGAGACCGCGCTGCACAGCGAAAATCTCGGTCATCATGCTGCGCCCGATGTGCTGGCCGTGAGCTTTTCGGCTAACGATGCTCTCGGGCATCGCGTAGGCCCTGATGCTCCCGAGGTCGAAGAGATGTGCGTCCAGACGGACCGCACAATCGCCAGGTTGATTCATGCGGCAGAGGTGCAAGTGGGCGGTCCACAAAATCTTCTGGTCATCTTTACAGCCGATCACGGCGTCGCCCCTGTCCCTGAAGTCAATGCACAACGCAAGCTCCCAGGAACACGCATACACAGCACTGCGTTGCTGCAACCGATCCAGGCAAGACTCCGCGAAAGATTCGGTGAAGGCGAGTGGATACTCTCAGATCAAGGGGCGAGCCTTTATCTTAACGATGAGCTTATTGCCAAAAAAGGACTTTCCAAATCGGACGTTGAAGATACAGTAGCTACAACAGCAGAAAGTCTCCCCGGCGTTGCCCGTGTTTATACCAGGCACCAGTTTGAGCAGCACGTGGCAATGGGATCCACCATCGACGAATATATGGCGCGAGGATTTTTCTCAGAGCGATCCGGCGATGTCTCCATTCTGCTGGACCCGTACGCAACACATGCCGGCGCAGGTACGAGTCACGGTACACCGTACGATTACGATTCTCATGTTCCGCTCATCTTCTATGGATGGAGGATCAAGCCGGGCTTCTATACGTCTCGCACGGGCATTAGCGACGTTGCGCCGACATTAGCGTTCCTTTTGAACGTTGAAACACCGTCAGGAAGCGTTGGACACATACTTTCGCAGATGATCGGCAAGTAA
- a CDS encoding CDP-alcohol phosphatidyltransferase family protein encodes MLKDLRTAPNQLTLLRLCIVPFVVLAILDQRYRTAFALFVVAGITDGLDGLAARMLRQQTMLGQYLDPVADKLLLSTLFLVLTHVGLISWRVTVLVFGRDLGILVVSAILYVGVGMRDFSPSIYGKANTCAQILALVSVLLSLFYAPSWVLALRTFSLHATVVLTIFSGFHYAWRVGHRVSAHAAGL; translated from the coding sequence GTGCTGAAAGATCTTCGGACGGCTCCTAACCAGCTCACTTTGCTGCGGCTCTGTATTGTGCCGTTTGTCGTGCTTGCCATCCTCGATCAGCGATATAGAACAGCTTTTGCGTTGTTTGTGGTTGCCGGGATAACAGATGGCCTGGACGGCCTGGCCGCGCGCATGTTGCGGCAACAAACCATGCTGGGCCAGTACCTGGATCCGGTGGCCGACAAGTTGCTGTTGAGTACGCTCTTCCTGGTCCTGACGCACGTAGGGCTGATTTCCTGGAGAGTAACGGTGCTGGTGTTTGGCCGCGACCTCGGAATTCTCGTCGTCTCGGCCATTCTCTACGTAGGAGTGGGAATGCGCGACTTCAGCCCCAGTATCTATGGCAAGGCGAACACCTGTGCCCAGATCCTTGCGCTTGTCAGCGTGCTTCTCAGTTTGTTTTACGCCCCGTCCTGGGTGCTGGCCCTGCGCACATTTTCGCTTCACGCAACGGTGGTTCTAACCATCTTCTCCGGCTTTCATTACGCGTGGAGGGTTGGTCACCGTGTTTCCGCTCATGCCGCTGGGCTGTAG
- a CDS encoding AAA family ATPase has product MTHETLEFAVSPNVIRHSIDRHKDWIESQLGVFMADAVILKIDQQCLTQAAIDPIIQRSNENACDATMVQRLRSRLSSVEIPSYSAPLITLHRGNVDELQTLSSSNRRKKYALDWFDLPVAVHVRGLDSPIIAMNISYHSGFQSALESTDRLLIVRRTSTQAVVTLLEDLAVSDRVPRLHTGCSLPQRISPCSWDDLVLDATIVDLLKNDFESFFDREGWFRERRLPFRRGYLLHGPPGCGKSTAIRAMMTSRSLSAYTLRLFDPNVDDSDLDDLFQCAIRNRPSMILLEDLDRAFPRTGGGRSKLSLQQLLNSLDGVASGEGVVVVATANEPTILDPAILRRPGRFDRVVHFPNPDFELRKTYFVRMRPTTSSGFLDEIAKESEGFSFAQLRETYIVAGQHAFERESEITGEDILRGIRSLRKSLIVGSQKANPAGFRSVPELR; this is encoded by the coding sequence ATGACGCACGAGACACTGGAATTCGCTGTAAGCCCAAATGTAATCCGCCATTCCATCGACAGGCACAAAGATTGGATCGAGTCTCAACTCGGTGTATTCATGGCTGACGCTGTAATCTTGAAAATTGATCAGCAGTGCCTGACACAAGCAGCTATCGATCCTATCATTCAGCGTTCGAACGAGAATGCTTGCGATGCCACGATGGTGCAGAGACTCAGATCGCGCCTCTCGTCCGTCGAAATTCCGTCGTATTCGGCTCCGTTAATCACACTCCACCGGGGCAACGTTGATGAATTACAGACACTCTCTTCGTCGAATCGTCGGAAGAAATACGCTCTCGATTGGTTCGACCTACCTGTCGCAGTGCATGTTCGTGGATTGGACTCGCCCATCATCGCAATGAATATCTCGTATCACAGCGGCTTCCAGAGCGCCTTGGAGAGCACTGACAGGTTGTTGATAGTACGGCGGACATCTACACAAGCAGTCGTAACTCTTCTTGAAGATCTGGCAGTGAGTGACCGAGTACCGCGACTCCACACAGGTTGCAGCTTGCCCCAGCGGATCTCACCTTGCTCCTGGGATGACCTTGTCCTCGATGCAACAATCGTCGATCTTCTGAAAAACGACTTTGAATCCTTCTTCGATCGCGAAGGCTGGTTCCGCGAAAGGCGGCTTCCTTTCCGTCGCGGCTATCTGCTTCACGGACCGCCGGGGTGCGGGAAGTCGACAGCCATCCGGGCAATGATGACGAGCCGCTCCTTGTCGGCGTACACTCTCCGGCTGTTTGATCCCAACGTTGACGATAGCGACTTGGATGATCTCTTTCAGTGCGCCATCCGTAACCGTCCCTCTATGATTCTGCTCGAAGATCTTGATCGCGCATTTCCTCGTACCGGTGGAGGGCGAAGCAAGCTGAGTCTGCAGCAGCTACTTAACTCGCTCGATGGAGTGGCTTCAGGCGAAGGAGTTGTTGTTGTCGCAACGGCAAACGAGCCCACAATCCTAGATCCGGCAATCCTGCGAAGGCCAGGACGGTTTGATCGAGTCGTCCATTTTCCAAACCCGGACTTCGAGCTAAGGAAAACGTACTTCGTGCGGATGAGGCCAACTACTTCTTCGGGGTTCCTCGACGAGATCGCAAAGGAATCAGAGGGCTTCTCGTTCGCGCAACTTCGCGAAACGTACATCGTGGCAGGTCAACATGCATTTGAGCGGGAATCGGAGATTACAGGAGAGGATATCCTCCGGGGTATTCGCTCCTTGCGCAAAAGCTTGATTGTTGGCTCGCAAAAGGCAAACCCTGCTGGATTTCGGTCCGTGCCAGAATTGAGGTGA
- a CDS encoding CehA/McbA family metallohydrolase, whose amino-acid sequence MIEDLGCSVSTRRSFLRSSILAASGLHLRFAFGEAKVEAAVLDLKVYDSATKQSIPSSIAIWDSTGKLITKDPGYKGGIRSSGEFHSVITEGRIKVVITRGCDYIAEVRELLLEPGKTTKCTVNLTRVSPLRKEGWVCGDSHVHMKHGQGPIQAGFPFMALTARAEALDYMSVAQQWNVETVTSTLLSQECASVSTSDCVLQWNMEAPKNYWKGDVSHCMGHGWTLAVRDIAANGADPISELFAMSAGDYQKEKVPTPNFESHAFIHATGGIVSYTHPCRIWRGEWGGKNGFPIQQEKFVSNMAQELPFDTIAGPTYDSIDILMQTKEQLVNQLAEQLWFMLLNRGYRIPATASTDAAFDTPGGATPGVVRVYTRIDGDVTLEKVAVAMKGGRNFVTSGPLLTFTVDGHGIGDVIPVLNRMRRTAHVQAWASGVPNEYLTKIEVIRNGQVYKTFELAEKPKTHTLDFDVEEDKTSWYIVKCYGSQRNQYAISNPIYFEAPGFQTPPPARANVELQVVASGSGKPLDGSYEILNMIGRESTLLSKGEFTGGRVTFNAPATARIRVRASGYESAMKSIFIDTPALLNSTLEMQLAELLDWATFEKVKKALDQIQLKCEMQPSA is encoded by the coding sequence ATGATAGAAGATTTGGGATGTTCAGTGTCGACTCGCAGATCGTTTCTCCGCAGCTCAATCCTTGCAGCTAGTGGTCTCCACCTTCGCTTTGCATTTGGCGAAGCGAAGGTGGAGGCTGCAGTCCTGGACTTGAAGGTCTATGACTCTGCGACGAAGCAAAGCATCCCTTCTTCAATTGCCATCTGGGACTCTACCGGAAAACTCATTACAAAAGATCCGGGCTATAAGGGCGGCATTCGATCTTCTGGCGAGTTTCATTCGGTGATCACCGAAGGCAGGATCAAAGTCGTGATTACGCGAGGGTGCGACTATATAGCCGAAGTGCGGGAACTACTCCTCGAACCCGGTAAGACAACGAAGTGCACTGTTAACTTGACGCGGGTATCACCTCTACGTAAAGAAGGTTGGGTCTGTGGGGATAGCCATGTCCACATGAAACATGGTCAAGGTCCGATTCAGGCGGGCTTCCCGTTCATGGCACTTACAGCACGAGCGGAAGCATTGGACTACATGTCTGTGGCTCAGCAGTGGAATGTCGAGACCGTCACCTCTACACTTCTTTCCCAGGAATGCGCATCCGTCTCGACAAGTGACTGTGTGCTGCAATGGAATATGGAAGCCCCTAAAAACTATTGGAAGGGAGATGTATCCCATTGCATGGGGCACGGCTGGACGCTAGCAGTTCGAGATATAGCTGCAAATGGAGCGGATCCGATTTCGGAATTATTTGCGATGAGTGCGGGAGACTATCAGAAAGAAAAAGTACCGACTCCGAACTTTGAAAGTCATGCCTTCATTCATGCTACTGGCGGAATCGTCTCTTATACTCATCCCTGCCGTATCTGGAGAGGAGAGTGGGGAGGGAAGAATGGGTTTCCTATACAGCAGGAGAAGTTCGTCTCCAACATGGCTCAGGAGCTTCCGTTCGATACGATAGCCGGACCCACCTATGACTCGATTGATATCCTGATGCAAACCAAGGAGCAGCTAGTAAACCAGCTTGCAGAGCAGCTCTGGTTCATGCTCCTGAATCGGGGATACAGAATTCCAGCTACGGCTTCTACGGATGCCGCATTTGACACTCCTGGCGGAGCGACTCCGGGCGTTGTACGCGTCTACACGCGGATTGATGGGGATGTGACCTTAGAAAAAGTGGCCGTGGCGATGAAGGGCGGACGTAACTTCGTTACCAGTGGTCCACTGCTGACGTTTACGGTAGACGGGCACGGGATCGGCGATGTCATCCCGGTTCTCAATCGTATGAGGCGCACCGCCCACGTACAAGCCTGGGCCAGCGGTGTACCGAACGAGTATCTGACGAAGATCGAGGTTATTCGAAACGGGCAGGTCTACAAGACCTTTGAACTTGCTGAAAAGCCGAAGACTCACACATTGGACTTCGATGTTGAAGAGGATAAGACATCCTGGTACATCGTGAAGTGTTATGGCTCGCAGAGAAACCAGTATGCCATTTCTAACCCGATTTACTTTGAGGCTCCTGGATTTCAAACTCCCCCGCCTGCAAGAGCCAATGTGGAACTACAAGTGGTCGCTTCCGGTTCTGGCAAGCCGCTCGATGGCAGCTACGAGATACTCAACATGATTGGGAGGGAATCCACGTTGTTAAGCAAGGGTGAATTCACAGGCGGCCGCGTAACTTTCAATGCGCCTGCTACTGCGCGTATTCGTGTCCGGGCATCAGGATATGAGTCCGCGATGAAAAGCATCTTCATCGATACGCCAGCCTTGCTCAATTCAACCTTGGAGATGCAACTTGCAGAACTCCTAGATTGGGCTACCTTTGAAAAGGTCAAGAAGGCGCTCGATCAAATCCAACTCAAATGTGAGATGCAACCTTCGGCATAA
- a CDS encoding carboxypeptidase-like regulatory domain-containing protein, which translates to MAKDPTGSLIPNATITLTNEKTGFVYKSTTSNSGVYIVPNLLPGSYTLRVEAKGFEPSVTSGINLNANQTANVDAPLLLAGAGSTSVEVKGLQPILNTQTPALSTVLTPEQMEQMPLITRQKGDEGVYGYAFFNTGVSNARCQSCSIIANGARYMDQQPTVDGITVMSSMDSVGGSTVQPGLEGMGEVDVILSNASAEFSQPVQLAMVRKGGTNTFHGGLFYNYNGSRFNAANYFSAKAPFRVYNNFGGSLGGPILKNRLFFFGDYEGSRESTAVIDTLNVPLQQWRTGDFSNLSTPLIDPHTHLPYVGNKIPSNQISSVSQNIQALYFLAPNYGSQSLQAGNYRALFHPGNNGVTNYNRFDTRLDFRPSEQNSFYGGFSYSRMPISAYVAPVIPPFSFRSSLRVASSGVFAWTHTISTNTLNEFRIGFARDNNQIKTPVVGDKILAQVGITGVPVVGLPTYPVFNVTGLTSPNVVPYFGGVTTDFELTDNLSWVHKTHLIKAGFDVIRDRNSSFFYGGSVYGTYSFTGAFTGSPYADFLLGTPQSTSLTSPAPTPHWVGDWWSAHVEDQWKPTTRLTVNMGLRWEAQEPYSEQKGLMYNFNPASGSLVVPQKALARVSKLFPSNIPIQTAEQAGYPSANLVDKHFAYFYPRIGIAYRPFGDNTVIRGGYAIYGLTTYGSAAGFLSGGPFSGSESFTNKFVNGSPLFSFPHPFLDTGTVASQSVNGINPHLKIGYLQQWSLTLEQELAGFDLGGSYVGANTSNLPYVRNLNQLRPSTAPFSASNRPYPNYFSIAWADNGGVDNYNSLQLFAKRPYGRNLVINAGFTWAKDLTNVQDNSSFAGSQIQDAYNLKAEYGNSGAYVGKNFFAQVVYTLPVGKGQMFLGNAGRATDLALGGWRMAWIVDKHSGFYFTPTFSGYDTSNTNNFSGRPDVVPGVNPYASHKTIASWLNPSAFKIPGCPDTNPVCSTPSNVGRFGNASVNSLVGPGLTDIDLSLYKDIHVGERIVAKFNATATNVFNHPSFGVPAANIKSTGTYGVITGTAGDLYGQQSRFLDLGMRVQF; encoded by the coding sequence GTGGCGAAAGATCCGACTGGGTCCTTGATCCCGAACGCGACGATTACGCTCACGAATGAAAAGACCGGTTTTGTCTACAAATCGACTACCTCTAACTCGGGAGTTTACATCGTTCCCAATCTTCTTCCTGGCAGCTATACGCTTCGTGTCGAAGCCAAGGGTTTCGAGCCATCGGTAACTAGCGGAATCAATCTCAACGCGAATCAAACCGCGAACGTGGATGCTCCGCTGCTGTTAGCTGGCGCGGGCAGTACTTCCGTAGAGGTGAAAGGGCTGCAGCCGATCCTGAATACGCAAACTCCCGCTCTATCCACGGTTCTCACTCCCGAGCAGATGGAGCAGATGCCCCTGATTACACGTCAGAAGGGAGATGAGGGCGTCTATGGCTATGCCTTTTTCAATACGGGCGTGAGCAACGCGCGATGCCAGAGTTGCAGCATCATTGCGAATGGTGCGCGTTACATGGACCAGCAGCCGACGGTTGACGGAATTACAGTGATGTCGTCAATGGATTCTGTTGGAGGAAGCACCGTCCAGCCGGGGCTTGAGGGAATGGGAGAAGTAGATGTGATTCTTTCGAATGCCTCTGCTGAATTTAGCCAGCCTGTGCAACTGGCAATGGTAAGGAAGGGCGGAACGAATACATTTCACGGCGGGTTGTTCTACAACTACAACGGAAGTCGGTTCAACGCAGCTAACTACTTTTCAGCGAAGGCTCCATTTCGCGTATACAACAACTTTGGTGGAAGCCTCGGCGGACCAATTCTGAAGAACAGGCTCTTCTTCTTTGGTGATTATGAGGGTTCGCGGGAATCTACCGCGGTCATCGATACGCTAAACGTTCCTCTCCAACAGTGGCGGACTGGTGACTTCAGCAATCTGAGCACTCCTCTGATTGATCCACATACCCATCTGCCATATGTAGGAAACAAGATTCCATCGAATCAGATTAGTTCGGTATCGCAGAACATTCAGGCCCTATATTTTCTTGCTCCTAACTATGGGTCACAGTCGCTTCAAGCGGGTAACTATCGTGCATTGTTCCATCCGGGAAATAATGGTGTCACGAACTACAACCGCTTTGATACGCGTCTCGACTTTCGGCCATCGGAGCAGAACTCCTTTTACGGTGGCTTCAGCTACAGCCGTATGCCGATCAGTGCATATGTGGCTCCCGTCATTCCTCCCTTTTCATTTAGATCGTCGCTGAGAGTTGCAAGCTCTGGTGTGTTTGCCTGGACTCACACTATCAGCACCAATACTTTGAATGAGTTTCGTATTGGGTTCGCACGAGATAACAATCAAATCAAAACGCCGGTGGTCGGCGATAAAATCCTGGCGCAGGTGGGTATTACGGGAGTACCTGTCGTAGGGCTTCCAACCTATCCAGTCTTTAATGTTACGGGTCTAACGTCGCCTAATGTGGTTCCCTATTTCGGCGGCGTCACAACAGATTTTGAATTGACTGATAACCTGAGCTGGGTACACAAAACTCACCTCATCAAAGCGGGTTTTGATGTGATCCGCGATAGAAACAGCTCCTTCTTTTATGGCGGAAGCGTATACGGTACTTATAGTTTCACAGGAGCATTCACGGGCTCTCCTTACGCCGACTTCCTGTTGGGAACTCCGCAATCTACCAGTCTCACCTCCCCGGCTCCAACTCCCCACTGGGTAGGTGACTGGTGGTCCGCTCACGTTGAAGATCAGTGGAAGCCAACAACCAGGCTTACGGTAAATATGGGCCTTCGTTGGGAAGCGCAGGAGCCTTACAGTGAACAAAAAGGTTTGATGTACAACTTCAATCCCGCATCGGGATCACTCGTTGTACCTCAGAAGGCCCTGGCTCGGGTCAGCAAGCTGTTTCCTTCCAACATCCCGATTCAGACCGCAGAGCAGGCTGGATATCCGTCCGCTAACCTGGTAGACAAACACTTCGCATATTTTTATCCTCGTATCGGAATTGCCTATCGGCCGTTTGGTGACAATACCGTCATCCGTGGCGGATACGCGATATATGGCTTGACGACATACGGCAGTGCGGCTGGCTTCCTAAGTGGCGGCCCCTTCTCGGGCAGCGAGTCTTTCACCAATAAGTTTGTCAACGGCTCTCCTCTATTCAGCTTTCCTCATCCCTTTCTTGATACGGGGACAGTAGCCAGCCAGTCCGTAAATGGCATCAATCCCCATCTCAAAATCGGATATCTCCAGCAGTGGAGCCTCACGCTCGAGCAGGAGTTGGCAGGCTTTGATCTAGGCGGAAGCTATGTCGGTGCAAATACCTCCAACCTTCCCTATGTCAGAAATCTCAACCAGCTACGACCCAGCACAGCACCTTTCTCCGCCTCCAATCGTCCTTATCCGAACTATTTCTCAATTGCGTGGGCAGACAATGGTGGCGTCGATAATTACAATTCGCTGCAGTTATTCGCAAAGAGGCCGTATGGTAGGAATCTTGTCATCAATGCAGGATTTACCTGGGCCAAGGACCTCACGAACGTACAGGACAATAGCAGCTTCGCTGGTTCGCAGATTCAGGACGCATACAATCTGAAAGCCGAATACGGCAATAGTGGCGCATACGTTGGTAAAAACTTCTTTGCTCAGGTTGTCTATACCCTGCCAGTCGGCAAAGGCCAAATGTTCCTTGGCAATGCCGGAAGGGCCACGGATTTGGCCCTTGGTGGATGGAGAATGGCCTGGATCGTTGACAAGCATTCTGGTTTTTATTTCACTCCTACATTTTCCGGATATGACACGTCTAACACCAACAACTTCTCAGGGCGGCCGGACGTCGTGCCTGGAGTAAATCCCTACGCGTCCCATAAAACTATTGCTAGCTGGCTCAACCCGTCCGCATTCAAGATCCCAGGATGCCCCGATACGAATCCCGTATGTTCTACGCCGTCCAACGTCGGTCGATTCGGCAATGCAAGCGTGAACTCTCTGGTTGGCCCGGGTCTTACAGACATAGACCTCTCGCTATATAAGGACATCCACGTCGGAGAAAGAATCGTCGCCAAGTTCAACGCTACGGCGACGAATGTATTCAATCATCCCAGCTTCGGAGTTCCCGCGGCGAACATAAAGTCGACGGGGACGTATGGGGTGATTACCGGTACAGCAGGGGACTTGTATGGCCAGCAGTCGAGATTTCTTGATCTCGGCATGCGCGTGCAGTTCTGA